A stretch of Plasmodium knowlesi strain H genome assembly, chromosome: 1 DNA encodes these proteins:
- a CDS encoding DNA helicase PSH3, putative, producing the protein MNPWTVPIGHLNDLLVDTPKEEKNEECSLEELDIPQEVIQALGRMEISHPSTIQRLSIKKALQKKNLIVQAKNGTGKSMSICIIVASKIVEKVKRKYLKGGHLKEPERNLSELPLNETDPSLCLFLHSIILVPTRELCVQLCDNIKEISHQGIFINGENEQLARVHENVSSSSFHNSLLSHHRYGENSGKEVEKQSPFEVKPMVLYGGTDVVENVRMIFSCLPHVIISTPGRLKHVLSILKRLHVELGQTERKGCSTQVPLTRIANVLIKQLILDEVDALLDEQFQEQIKFILSQVVSPKVQVLCYSSTFLESTITSFLKMVHQHDVGYVSKWKGFCVKSIDNILAGNRERDLPKGDFLESYVGCISPEEMQQEMKVTHTLDKDTLPQMNDPSDHGVEGEEASLEEYHNGDEVNSPPGISQNNRIHTKVKKKKKKKKKIRRNKSKGMNSIEEMIRAQSVFQDDSSIRYILKKIVKEKRNVVMCVKPKREFEFVQTCTSVIIHEKGAVGRKQSNTMVNQFIDHAAGVEGSVYNVAEGSDGEKRSGDILGSPILRNVRHCFITVNNEGMNKHEELKYKMKVILKVVKEIKFHQCFLFINNTYEGVQVSKVLKKHEVSCYYTSSKVDHQERMNVFHRLKRNEVKVVVCSDVMSRGIDNIVCDLVINLDIPQNKETYIHRSGRCGRYGNRGLCISLCNYSDYAYLYYFKYQLRLPVHDFCYLRREQEFSQGANQLVEGSNELVEDTNELVEDTNELVEEANELVEEGNELVEETNKFVGGDSPNGAPWRNSYDILVKGEGEEEAMREENTLGEHSASCVETQLGIHVVEQKVPVQACRLTRAPRQKVLTLNIKGFFADGIHIEGGGSHVKKEPDGPLHDVGLKVRVKKFVSRFKIVKKEVSCQFYLPNDDVNVFKSISIVQDKSNLIIFFLFKRRIRMRFLSFRSMPLPEGDEQEKGSKWCRSNYCFLFFCNSDSYLVLKVFYFFLFLFKHYQYPLREALTPLLIHSGPITVKGGKWKKKCGKYYHVFRPNRVNFNYVSDTCLMISNHIETKEKKKKKNFKRYESDEDFYMNRQGKNITTFQKAMFYPFLLGNRKTHRLNGKLNNPDSVRREYTHAEDIHNGVYEEILQQTGVELQPSSLPLESALSQIKANCHEKKKILTFSQKCSENPCMNDQRKIVQKVNNLVAPQVFLNLSHGEEDVHLLKGLFLQNHVQLHDGNNADDENNRVQKNESAFANLEERREGYAQ; encoded by the coding sequence ATGAACCCCTGGACAGTACCAATTGGTCACCTGAATGACCTGTTGGTCGATACcccaaaggaggagaaaaatgaagaatgttCGCTAGAAGAATTGGATATACCTCAGGAGGTAATTCAGGCCTTAGGACGGATGGAGATTTCCCATCCGTCAACTATACAGCGACTGTCCATTAAGAAGGCTCTACAGAAGAAGAACCTAATTGTACAAGCGAAAAACGGCACGGGAAAAAGCATGTCCATATGTATCATCGTGGCGAGTAAAATAGTGGAAAAGGTGAAGAGGAAATATCTCAAGGGGGGTCACCTCAAGGAGCCAGAAAGGAACTTGTCCGAATTGCCACTGAACGAGACAGACCCATCATTGTGTCTCTTCCTTCACTCCATAATCCTTGTACCTACCCGTGAGCTCTGCGTACAGCTCTGTGATAACATAAAGGAGATTTCCCATCAGGGTATATTTAttaatggagaaaatgagCAACTCGCACGGGTACATGAAAATGTTAGCAGTTCCTCCTTCCACAACTCATTATTAAGTCATCATCGTTATGGAGAAAACAGTGGCAAGGAGGTTGAGAAGCAATCCCCCTTCGAAGTGAAACCCATGGTACTGTATGGAGGGACCGATGTAGTAGAAAATGTGCGTATGATATTTTCGTGCCTTCCCCACGTAATAATATCTACCCCTGGAAGGTTGAAACATGTGTTAAGTATTTTGAAGCGACTTCATGTGGAGCTGGGACaaacagaaaggaaaggatgcTCTACCCAAGTGCCACTTACCAGGATAGCAAATGTTCTGATAAAACAGTTAATATTAGATGAGGTGGATGCCCTCCTGGATGAACAATTTCAAGAACAGATAAAGTTCATCCTCAGTCAGGTCGTAAGTCCCAAAGTTCAAGTTCTCTGTTACAGCTCTACCTTTCTTGAATCAACAATTACTAGCTTTCTAAAGATGGTTCACCAACATGATGTGGGCTATGTTTCTAAGTGGAAGGGTTTTTGCGTGAAAAGCATTGATAATATATTGGCTGGGAACAGGGAGAGAGATCTTCCTAAGGGGGATTTCCTTGAATCCTATGTAGGATGTATTTCGCCGGAGGAAATGCAACAAGAAATGAAGGTAACACACACACTGGACAAGGATACACTACCACAGATGAACGATCCGAGTGACCATGGGGTGGAGGGAGAAGAGGCTTCGCTCGAAGAATATCACAACGGCGATGAAGTGAACTCTCCACCCGGTATCTCGCAAAACAACCGCATACAtacaaaagtgaaaaaaaaaaaaaaaaaaaaaaaaaaaattaggagaAACAAATCCAAGGGGATGAACTCCATCGAAGAAATGATACGAGCACAGAGTGTCTTCCAAGACGACAGTTCCATTCGgtacatattaaaaaaaattgtaaaggaaaagcgaAATGTTGTCATGTGTGTTAAGCCAAAGAGGGAGTTTGAATTCGTGCAGACATGCACCTCAGTCATCATTCATGAGAAAGGGGCTGTCGGAAGGAAACAGTCCAATACCATGGTAAATCAGTTCATTGACCATGCGGCGGGTGTAGAGGGTAGTGTCTACAATGTGGCTGAGGGAAGTGATGGGGAGAAGCGCTCTGGCGACATTCTGGGATCACCCATCTTGCGAAACGTTAGGCACTGCTTCATCACAGTGAACAACGAAGGTATGAATAAGCATGAGGAACTcaaatacaaaatgaaggtaaTTCTAAAGGTagtaaaggaaataaaatttcatcaATGCTTTCTCTTTATTAACAACACGTATGAGGGGGTGCAAGTGAGCAAGGTGCTAAAGAAGCATGAGGTGTCTTGCTACTACACGAGTTCCAAGGTTGATCACCAAGAAAGGATGAATGTTTTTCATAGACTCAAGAGAAATGAGGTGAAGGTTGTTGTTTGTAGTGATGTCATGAGCAGAGGTATCGACAACATTGTGTGTGATCTGGTCATTAACCTTGATATACCACAGAACAAGGAAACCTATATTCATCGGTCGGGGAGGTGTGGACGCTATGGGAACAGGGGGCTGTGTATAAGCCTTTGTAACTATTCGGACTACGCCTACCTGTACTACTTCAAGTATCAGCTGCGACTCCCTGTGCACGACTTCTGCTACCTCCGTAGGGAGCAGGAGTTCTCACAGGGGGCGAACCAATTAGTGGAGGGGAGTAACGAACTAGTGGAGGATACTAACGAATTAGTAGAGGATACTAACGAATTAGTAGAGGAGGCTAACGAATTAGTCGAGGAGGGTAACGAATTAGTCGAGGAAACTAACAAATTTGTGGGGGGAGATTCCCCGAATGGTGCCCCTTGGCGCAATTCTTACGATATACTCGTTAAGGGagaaggggaggaagaagccaTGAGGGAAGAAAACACCCTGGGTGAGCACTCCGCCAGTTGCGTTGAAACCCAATTAGGAATCCATGTAGTAGAGCAGAAAGTTCCCGTTCAAGCGTGTCGCTTAACGCGCGCCCCGAGGCAGAAGGTCCTCACCCTGAACATCAAGGGGTTCTTCGCCGACGGTATACACATCGAAGGGGGGGGTAGCCATGTGAAGAAGGAACCAGATGGCCCACTCCACGATGTCGGGCTCAAAGTGCGTGTGAAGAAATTTGTGAGCAGAttcaaaattgtgaaaaaagaagTCTCCTGCCAGTTTTATCTCCCCAACGATGATGTAAATGTCTTTAAGTCGATAAGCATCGTACAGGACAAGTCCAaccttattattttcttcctctttaaGAGAAGAATACGGATGcgcttcctttcctttcgcTCAATGCCACTTCCAGAAGGGGACGAGCAGGAAAAGGGCAGTAAGTGGTGCAGATCCAACTactgtttcctttttttttgcaattcgGATAGCTACCTAGTGCTCAAggtcttttatttcttcctcttcctgttTAAGCATTATCAGTATCCCCTTAGGGAGGCCCTGACTCCCTTGCTGATTCATTCAGGGCCGATTACagtgaaggggggaaaatggaaaaagaaatgtggaaaatattACCACGTATTTCGTCCCAATCGAGTCAATTTCAACTACGTGTCGGATACCTGCCTTATGATAAGTAACCACATCGAAacgaaagagaagaagaaaaaaaaaaattttaaaaggtaCGAAAGTGATGAAGATTTTTACATGAACAGGCAAGGTAAAAATATAACTACTTTTCAAAAGGCCATGTTTTACCCATTCCTCTTGGGGAACCGAAAGACACATCGCTTGAATGGAAAATTAAACAACCCAGATTCTGTACGAAGGGAATATACCCATGCGGAAGATATCCATAACGGAGTttatgaagaaattttacAACAGACAGGGGTGGAGCTGCAACCTAGCTCACTGCCTCTAGAAAGCGCTCTCAGCCAGATAAAGGCAAACTGccatgagaagaaaaaaattctcaccTTTTCTCAAAAGTGCAGTGAAAATCCCTGCATGAATGACCAGCGGAAGATCGTCCAGAAGGTGAACAACCTGGTGGCCCCGCAAGTGTTCCTAAATTTATCCCATGGAGAGGAGGACGTCCATTTGTTGAAAGGACTCTTCCTGCAGAATCACGTGCAGCTCCATGATGGAAACAACGCGGATGATGAAAACAACCGTGTACAAAAAAACGAGAGCGCTTTTGCGAATTTGGAAGAGCGAAGAGAAGGTTACGCGCAGTAA
- a CDS encoding gas41-like protein, whose protein sequence is MENRMQNVKLVKPVVVGTYAFLLSQQEKRKFGNMTHKWTCLLRCPNYSDLSLFIQKVVFELDPSFIYPKRVYTQPPYEVNEIGWGEFYLTVKIYFADVSVSPVSIVHFVKLNTDTESTCPPCVVNETYEEIIFRNPTVNLYNKIIQSNNTKTAPHKFHEHFLKYDFQEETYTRKYLQFQSKVQEEICDLMTEATELSKDINEAQQKYFTLKAEMGVSSDDN, encoded by the exons A TGGAGAACCGTATGCAGAACGTGAAGCTGGTGAAGCCCGTGGTGGTTGGCACCTACGCCTTCTTACTCTCCCAACAG gagaaaagaaagtttGGAAATATGACCCACAAATGGACCTGCCTCTTGCGTTGCCCCAATTATTCGGATCTTTCCCTCTTCATTCAGAAAGTCGTTTTTGAGTTGGACCCCTCCTTCATTTACCCCAAGCGAG TTTACACGCAGCCCCCTTACGAAGTGAACGAAATAGGATGGGGTGAATTCTACCTCACGGTGAAAATTTATTTCGCTGATGTTTCTGTGTCGCCAGTGAGCATTGTACACTTTGTGAAG CTAAACACGGATACGGAATCGACGTGCCCCCCTTGCGTGGTTAACGAG ACGTACGAAGAAATCATCTTCCGAAATCCCACGGTCAACCTGTACAACAAAATAATTCAGAGCAACAATACCAAGACAGCCCCCCACAAGTTCCACGAACACT TCCTCAAGTACGACTTCCAGGAGGAAACCTACACGAGGAAGTACCTCCAGTTCCAGTCGAAAGTGCAGGAGGAGATATGCGACCTCATGACCGAGGCGACGGAGCTATCCAAGGAC ATAAATGAAgcacaacaaaaatatttcacaC TGAAAGCCGAAATGGGTGTTAGCAGTGACGACAACTGA
- a CDS encoding V-type proton ATPase subunit a, putative has translation MGIFRSETMKHGTLVLPSDRAREYLDCLGKNVDIQFIDMNEKTMKRQYKKYIQRIDDMERILRFLEENIRKLPNVKIKKSKIDSFLEHDNVYELDQVEESLNRLHVQFVRFCNNNKELVDERNNAIEEKHVILTAMNQLNPGATKNGNVSKRLPESTLPYDEVNDESISLQTNMMKDGISMMMFTNISGVIKTKDQESFSRTIFRALRGNTYTYFQSIDESGDSSSGGVMDGVNDMDEGVGGGGATTCMNNGSDDDVTDGGNDMNNEKEKKNEPKSVFVVYCQGSSQSNIYQKILKICKAYDVKTYDWPKTYEQARQRLKELKEIITDKQKALKAYEEYFINEIFVLINVVEPNKNSLIEEWKLFCKKERYIYNSLNCFEGSDITLRCDCWFSANDEEKIRHMLITKSSNDLVSALLLSDKVLTPNISPPTYIKTNKFTKSYQSMVDTYGIPRYGEINPAISTIITFPFLFGIMYGDVGHGVCIFLFALFLILINNRIKNKSKNEMVSMLLDGRYMLLLMGFFAIYAGVLYNDFFSMPLNLFTSMFEVDRQVDSVTYYKRRQVMNEASGQMEDADPYIFGFDAKWLGAENELTYINSFKMKFSIIIGFLHMTFGVLMKGLNALHYRRKMDFFFEFLPQLMMMLSIIGYLVFLIIYKWVTPIGYGGYKKQGIINTVINMYLMKDLTPDNQFYAHQGLVQAFLIAIFVLCIPLMFVCKPAIRTYHIMKEKKSRGSISSRGGSYSHHEEKEMTHTFNHLVGVGNGVNSANPGNGTSSSPSLHKRSPNMTFGGTNNNREDDYLSPRRRNKPTDDEMEAHLLSPTAPEDQEGMVESFGAGSIGEAHHEENISEIWIEQLIETIEFILGLISNTASYLRLWALSLAHQQLSFVFFEQTILNSLRKDSFMSVLINLIVFSQLFSILTIAVILCMDTLECFLHSLRLQWVEFQNKFYKGDGIPFRPFNIKKVLSESD, from the exons ATGGGAATATTCAGATCGGAG ACGATGAAGCACGGGACACTGGTCCTGCCTTCAGATCGAGCGAGGGAATACCTGGACTGTCTTGGTAAGAACGTCGACATACAGTTCATCGACATGAACGAGAAGACGATGAAGAGGCAATACAAAAAGTACATCCAGAGGATAGATGACATGGAGAGGATTCTTCGCTTtctggaagaaaatattaggAAATTgccaaatgtaaaaataaaaaaaagtaagattGATTCATTTTTGGAACACGACAATGTGTATGAATTGGATCAGGTGGAAGAATCACTAAACCGTCTTCATGTACAGTTTGTTCGTTTCTGCAACAACAACAAGGAACTTGTGGACGAGAGGAACAACGCTATAGAGGAGAAACACGTAATACTGACCGCCATGAATCAGTTGAATCCAGGTGCAacgaaaaatgggaatgtTAGTAAAAGGCTTCCGGAAAGTACTCTACCCTACGATGAGGTGAATGACGAAAGTATATCTCTACAAACGAACATGATGAAGGATGGAATAAGCATGATGATGTTCACGAATATATCTGGTGTAATCAAAACGAAGGATCAGGAAAGTTTCAGCCGAACCATTTTTAGGGCCTTAAGAGGAAACACATATACCTACTTCCAAAGTATTGATGAGAGTGGAGATTCTTCCAGTGGTGGAGTAATGGATGGAGTGAATGACATGGATGAGGGTGTGGGTGGTGGTGGAGCAACCACCTGCATGAACAACGGAAGCGATGATGATGTTACGGATGGAGGTAACGACATGAACAatgagaaagagaagaagaatgagCCCAAGAGTGTCTTCGTTGTATACTGCCAAGGATCATCGCAAAGTAACATATAtcagaaaatattaaaaatatgtaaggcATACGATGTAAAGACATACGATTGGCCGAAAACATATGAGCAAGCAAGGCAAAGGTTGAAGGAGCTAAAGGAAATAATTACAGATAAGCAGAAGGCATTGAAGGCATATGAGGAATACTTCATAAATGAAATATTTGTTCTGATTAATGTGGTTGAGCCGAATAAGAATAGTTTGATAGAGGAATGGAAGTTGTTTTGTAAGAAGGAgagatacatatataatagtTTGAACTGCTTCGAAGGAAGTGATATAACGTTGAGGTGTGATTGTTGGTTTAGTGCAaacgatgaggaaaaaattaggcACATGCTGATTACCAAGTCATCCAACGATTTAGTATCAGCCTTGTTGTTGTCTGATAAGGTACTTACTCCAAATATATCACCTCCGACTTATATTAAGACGAATAAATTTACCAAGTCCTATCAATCGATGGTAGATACATATGGAATCCCTCGTTATGGAGAAATTAATCCAGCCATTTCTACGATTatcacttttccttttctctttggCATTATGTATGGGGATGTAGGACATGGAGTTTGTATCTTCCTGTTTGCTCTCTTCCTAATTCTCATTAACAATCGTATAAAGAACAAgagtaaaaatgaaatggtGAGTATGTTACTGGATGGAAGGTACATGTTACTGTTGATGGGGTTCTTTGCTATTTACGCAGGGGTACTTTACAATGATTTTTTCTCTATGCCGTTAAATTTATTCACTTCGATGTTTGAAGTGGATAGACAAGTCGATTCCGTTACTTATTACAAGAGGAGGCAAGTTATGAATGAAGCTAGTGGACAGATGGAAGATGCAGATCCTTACATTTTTGGTTTTGATGCAAAGTGGCTAGGAGCAGAAAATGAATTGACATACATTAATTCctttaaaatgaaattttcaATTATTATTGGATTTCTACATATGACATTTGGTGTATTGATGAAAGGATTGAATGCATTACATTATCGAAGGaaaatggattttttttttgaatttctgCCTCAGCTGATGATGATGTTATCTATTATTGGCTACCtagtttttttaattatttacaAGTGGGTAACTCCTATAGGTTACGGTGGGTACAAGAAGCAGGGTATCATCAACACCGTTATAAATATGTACTTGATGAAGGACTTAACACCGGATAACCAGTTTTATGCTCATCAAGGATTGGTGCAGGCTTTCCTCATTGCTATATTTGTTCTATGCATCCCCCTCATGTTTGTGTGTAAGCCTGCCATTAGAACGTACCACattatgaaggaaaagaagagcaGAGGAAGTATATCATCTAGGGGAGGAAGCTACTCCCACCacgaggagaaggaaatgacACACACGTTTAACCACTTGGTAGGCGTGGGTAACGGTGTGAACAGCGCAAATCCTGGCAACGGTACTTCCAGCTCTCCATCCCTACATAAACGAAGCCCCAATATGACCTTTGGTGGTACCAACAATAATCGTGAAGACGACTACCTCTCCCCCAGAAGGCGCAATAAACCGACAGATGATGAGATGGAAGCCCACCTCCTTAGCCCGACCGCCCCCGAAGATCAGGAAGGCATGGTAGAATCCTTTGGAGCGGGATCCATTGGAGAGGCTCACCATGAAGAGAACATCTCGGAAATATGGATAGAACAACTCATCGAAACGATAGAATTCATTCTAGGTTTAATCAGTAACACCGCTTCGTATTTGCGTCTGTGGGCCCTGTCTCTAGCGCATCAGCAGTTGTCCTTTGTCTTTTTTGAGCAGACCATTTTGAATTCGCTAAGAAAGGATAGCTTTATGTCGGTACTTATTAACCTCATTGTGTTTTCTCAGCTCTTCTCTATCCTTACCATCGCAGTCATCCTGTGCATGGACACTCTTGAGTGCTTCTTGCACTCCTTGCGACTGCAATGGGTGGAATTCCAGAACAAATTCTACAAGGGTGACGGAATTCCTTTCCGCCCCTTCAACATTAAGAAGGTGCTCTCTGAAAGTGACTAA
- a CDS encoding protein tyrosine phosphatase, putative: MVEDEGVTGLRGVCGTKRVNAARPGGNSEDDEERRNISLTKDDTTHSQEDEGGGGAGGGKEEGEGEFPPLGTSKGTIQMSIRGIKVDRLNLNLSSFRRKKEEEKKKEKKEKQDEDGGDDCDDEHGDDPPSGTPMSDKEDVLTASSSTCTELLDGRLLLSGYEFASNDEEMRKKYITHIVNMGGEECPNKFEGSHSYRTYYVKDDLRQDIFYTLLDAAHYIEEILSSNEGNKILVHCKKGVSRSVIVIIFFLMTHLELSFADAFDLVKRQRPLSNPNLSFVSQLLRLFVLRKRLRSFGKEPTDLVGSTEVATLEESPQYIHPTEEVTFIFRISATGKELTLTNMNSFSTDLDTCTDTETTKPIQIDERFNYVLTRHFRAFYLLVLDPTFEDVCTPLFERFAKICKSFFHGDLADSTDLTQTIVRSHVGNFMQRLQLDTQLFSRLPCNDEAYLKLREVLQLQGGGGATTR, from the coding sequence ATGGTAGAGGACGAGGGGGTGACCGGCTTGCGCGGCGTCTGTGGCACAAAGCGCGTGAATGCCGCGCGCCCTGGCGGTAATAGCGAAGACGACGaggagagaagaaatatCTCCCTGACCAAAGATGACACCACCCACTCGCAGGAAGacgaaggaggaggaggtgcaggaggaggaaaagaagaaggagaaggagagtTTCCTCCGTTGGGCACCTCAAAAGGGACCATCCAGATGTCCATTCGGGGGATCAAAGTGGACAGGTTGAACTTGAACTTGAGCTCGTTTAGacggaagaaggaagaagaaaaaaaaaaagaaaaaaaagaaaaacaggaTGAAGATGGCGGAGATGATTGCGATGATGAACACGGCGATGATCCCCCAAGTGGCACCCCCATGTCGGACAAGGAAGATGTTCTGACCGCGAGCAGCTCCACTTGCACGGAGCTCTTGGATGGTCGATTATTGCTAAGTGGATATGAATTCGCATCGAACGATgaagaaatgagaaaaaaatatatcacccACATTGTTAACATGGGAGGGGAGGAATGCCCAAATAAATTTGAAGGCTCTCATTCCTACAGAACCTACTACGTGAAGGATGACTTGCGACAAGATATTTTTTACACTCTGCTAGATGCCGCTCACTATATCGAAGAAATACTAAGTagtaatgaaggaaataaaattcttgtgcattgtaaaaaaggagtttccAGATCTGTCATcgtaattatattttttctcatgaCCCACTTGGAGTTATCTTTTGCAGATGCATTCGACTTGGTGAAGAGGCAACGCCCTCTGTCTAACCCTAACTTGAGTTTCGTTTCACAGTTATTGCGTCTCTTTGTGTTGCGCAAGCGCCTTCGGAGTTTTGGCAAGGAACCAACCGACCTCGTCGGTAGCACGGAGGTAGCAACTCTGGAGGAATCTCCCCAATATATTCACCCCACAGAGGAAGTTACATTCATTTTCCGAATCTCTGCAACGGGTAAGGAACTCACATTGACCAACATGAATAGTTTCTCCACAGATTTAGACACCTGCACAGACACGGAGACTACAAAACCCATACAGATAGATGAACGCTTTAACTACGTGTTGACAAGGCACTTCCGTGCATTCTACTTGTTGGTGCTTGATCCTACCTTCGAAGATGTGTGCACTCCCCTCTTTGAGCGTTTTGCGAAAATATGtaaatccttttttcatgGTGACCTTGCCGATTCAACCGACTTGACCCAAACGATTGTTCGCTCCCATGTCGGCAACTTCATGCAACGACTTCAATTGGACACACAACTTTTTAGTCGCCTTCCCTGTAATGACGAGGCATATCTGAAGCTACGGGAGGTTCTACAGCTacaggggggagggggggcaACCACTAGATAA
- a CDS encoding kinesin-like protein, putative gives MHKRAYSESGALSKIAQRGEREKVVHSYERTRPEDARTHKLESVVVRIKKLEENERPTLHADPKDKTILYFDKDFEIEQYNFDIVFDGDDDNEKVFLEIGGHTIVQNVCRGFKETVIAYGQTGSGKTYTLFGSNQELGIVHYFLHHLYTVKCNDHRKKTIYVSLYEVVGDKLIDLLTNVNDRNTQFYTQDYYLKTIRHSYKVVNISSFEMAKKIIDTACLMRNVEATSQNRRSSRSHAIIHLFVNTSDFTHHDGVETTRDYYGVLTFVDLVGCEREEFNTEGSQNNKEKTSTKFLNSSLTSLNKMLRKMQMGNLDESDKRQSVLCKVLFNYIKKTCGVCLIFCFNPRQCQKSLTSSTLIMASQCKKIKSKRKQVLYVKTENRDYPFKRITHKEYGKKEEGSGKRNGRSPLSGESYPRTSKRDSSKDTSMGKGTLVVEEAPSNGNTISNPIRNSVGTNPTMVIVQMDDVRDHENGTHVLTYRKGKDKHEALKKLVCELVHINKEEEKEKERMILNLQKDVDRLTKECFHWKMQAQNYHKKLILLHRNYAKIRELLFNTLHSGGNDVSIGTFRSSTSCCSFAQLDEDNSPLGGNIYAPKESKHVKEESVAWEKKQLTEKYNPVRQEEEVQKGGMPSYQKKHYGASSSKRSNQSSISKGMNSFIGLKEGKTLEHIAEHSDGGYFHHMDNGEHSEADTLERRRDNKQWNTQRHGGYSGMGESSTYTRLECKKVDSSEPSVVRLNSEQAIIKDNNSAKVVPIGGMQMEKKSDVPNANDITIDSLTRKIRNRILKSRSLSTAG, from the exons ATGCACAAGAGGGCCTACAGTGAATCGGGGGCCTTGTCGAAGATAGCGCAAA GAGGCGAACGGGAAAAGGTCGTACATAGTTATGAACGGACACGCCCAGAGGATGCACGTACACACAAACTAGAAAGCGTCGTTGtacgaataaaaaaattggaagagaACGAAAGACCAACATTACACGCAGATCCAAAGGATAAAACAATTCTCTACTTTGACAAGGATTTCGAAATTGAGCAGTATAATTTTGACATAGTATTTGACGGAGACGATGATAATGAAAAGGTTTTTCTAGAAATAGGTGGACACACAATTGTCCAGAACGTATGCAGAGGATTTAAAGAAACAGTCATTGCATATGGACAGACAGGGAGTGGGAAAACTTATACTCTCTTCGGATCGAATCAAGAATTAGGGATAGTACACTACTTCCTACATCACCTGTACACAGTAAAGTGCAATGACCACCGAAAGAAAACTATATACGTGAGCTTATATGAAGTTGTTGGAGACAAGTTGATTGACCTCTTGACAAATGTAAACGACAGGAACACTCAGTTCTATACACAGGATTATTATTTGAAAACCATAAGGCATTCCTACAAGGTGGTTAACATCTCAAGTTTTGAAATGGCAAAGAAAATCATCGACACAGCTTGTCTGATGCGTAACGTAGAGGCCACCTCGCAGAACCGCAG GTCGAGTCGTTCACATGCCATCATCCACCTTTTCGTGAACACCTCTGACTTCACCCATCACGATGGCGTGGAGACCACCCGAGACTACTACGGTGTCCTCACCTTCGTAGATTTGGTGGGTTGCGAAAGGGAGGAGTTCAACACGGAAGGGAGCCAAaacaacaaggaaaaaacttCGACGAAATTTCTGAATTCATCTCTCACCTCCCTCAACAAGATGCTTCGAAAGATGCAG ATGGGAAATTTGGACGAATCCGACAAGAGGCAAAGTGTTTTATGCAAAGTTCTCTTCAATTATATTAAGAAGACTTGTGGCGTGTGCCTCATCTTTTGCTTTAACCCGAGGCAATGCCAGAAGAGC CTGACGAGCTCCACCCTTATCATGGCAAGCcagtgcaaaaaaataaaaagcaaaagaaaacaaGTGCTTTACGTAAAGACCGAAAACAGGGATTACccttttaaaagaataaCCCACAAGGAgtacggaaaaaaagaagaaggaagtggaaaacgCAATGGGAGGAGTCCATTGTCAGGTGAATCTTATCCCAGGACGAGCAAAAGGGATTCATCAAAGGATACGTCGATGGGAAAGGGCACATTGGTGGTGGAGGAGGCACCTTCTAACGGAAACACGATAAGCAACCCTATAAGGAACAGCGTTGGAACCAATCCCACGATGGTGATCGTACAGATGGACGATGTAAGAGACCACGAAAACGGAACGCATGTCCTAACGtacagaaagggaaaagacaaACATGAAGCACTTAAGAAACTGGTGTGTGAGTTGGTTCATATAaataaggaggaagaaaaggaaaaggaaagaatgatTCTGAATCTCCAGAAGGATGTGGACAGATTAACGAAGGAGTGCTTCCATTGGAAGATGCAGGCGCAGAACTACCACAAGAAGTTGATATTGCTACATAGGAATTACGCAAAGATTAGGGAATTGCTATTTAACACATTACACAGTGGTGGGAATGACGTTTCTATCGGAACGTTCCGCTCATCCACGTCGTGTTGTTCGTTTGCCCAGCTCGATGAGGACAACTCCCCCCTTGGTgggaatatatatgcaccaAAGGAAAGTAAGCACGTTAAGGAAGAATCTGTTGCctgggagaaaaaacaacttACTGAAAAGTATAATCCAGTTAggcaggaagaagaagtacaaAAAGGGGGCATGCCCTCGtaccaaaaaaaacactATGGTGCATCTTCTAGCAAGAGAAGCAATCAGAGTAGTATATCCAAAGGCATGAATTCTTTTATCGGAttaaaggagggaaagaCTCTAGAACACATCGCTGAACACAGCGATGGTGGCTACTTCCATCACATGGATAATGGAGAACATTCTGAAGCAGACACGTTAGAAAGAAGGAGAGACAACAAGCAGTGGAACACACAGAGACATGGGGGCTACTCAGGGATGGGGGAATCGTCCACATACACACGGTTGGAATGTAAGAAAGTGGATTCTTCTGAACCAAGTGTTGTTAGGCTGAATAGTGAGCAGGCCATTATAAAAGACAACAACTCAGCGAAGGTAGTACCAATAGGGGGGAtgcaaatggagaaaaagagtgATGTCCCAAATGCCAACGATATCACAATCGACTCGCTTACAAGAAAAATACGAAACCGTATTTTGAAATCGAGGAGCTTGTCCACGGCGGGGTGA